One Aphelocoma coerulescens isolate FSJ_1873_10779 chromosome 4A, UR_Acoe_1.0, whole genome shotgun sequence DNA window includes the following coding sequences:
- the HMGB3 gene encoding LOW QUALITY PROTEIN: high mobility group protein B3 (The sequence of the model RefSeq protein was modified relative to this genomic sequence to represent the inferred CDS: inserted 1 base in 1 codon) produces the protein MSGRGGCFKRQSPAANQAALVGSQREAEPRRAPRRALRSXSCPHYREQYRGNMAKGDPKKPKGKMSAYAFFVQTCREEHKKKNPEVPVNFAEFSKKCSERWKTMSSKEKAKFDEMAKADKVRYDREMKDYGPAKGGKKKKDPNAPKRPPSGFFLFCSEFRPKIKSTNPGISIGDVAKKLGEMWNNLSDGEKQPYNNKAAKLKEKYEKDVADYKSKGKFDGAKGAATKAARKKVEEEDEEEEEDEEEEDEDDDDE, from the exons ATGAGCGGGCGAGGAGGTTGTTTTAAACGGCAGAGCCCCGCAGCCAATCAGGCCGCTCTCGTAGGCAGCCAACGCGAGGCTGAGCCGCGCCGAGCCCCGCGTCGTGCCCTGCGCT GCTCCTGTCCACACTACCGCGAACAATACAG AGGCAACATGGCTAAAGGTGATCCGAAGAAGCCCAAGGGCAAGATGTCTGCCTATGCCTTCTTTGTGCAGACGTGCCGTGAGGAACATAAGAAAAAGAACCCAGAGGTTCCAGTCAACTTTGCAGAGTTTTCCAAGAAGTGCTCAGAGAGGTGGAAG acCATGTCAAGCAAGGAAAAGGCTAAATTTGATGAAATGGCAAAGGCTGATAAGGTACGATATGATAGAGAAATGAAGGACTATGGACCAGCTAAGGGtggcaagaagaagaaggaccCCAATGCCCCAAAACGACCACC GTCTggcttcttcctcttctgttcAGAGTTTCGCCCCAAGATCAAGTCCACAAACCCTGGCATATCCATTGGGGATGTAGCGAAGAAACTGGGTGAAATGTGGAACAACCTCAGTGATGGTGAAAAGCAGCCTTACAATAATAAGGCAGCTAAACTGAAGGAGAAGTATGAGAAG GATGTTGCAGACTACAAGTCTAAAGGAAAGTTTGATGGCGCAAAGGGCGCAGCAACCAAAGCTGCTCGGAAAAAGGTAGAGGAAGAagacgaagaggaggaggaggatgaagaagaggaggatgaagatgatgatgatgaataA